One segment of Thermodesulfobacteriota bacterium DNA contains the following:
- a CDS encoding alanine racemase produces the protein MDKIDGVPIDRLVKDYGSPLFVVSAKALRTNTKIFQKEFSKKYPKVVVAYSYKTNYLSGVLNIIHKEGAWAEVVSGFEYGLARNLGVSGESVIFNGPCKRKEELRKASIEGALINVDHLNELKMLEEIASEFGRTLDIGIRVNVDVGIHQLPDRFGFNFESGEAFRVVERCMEKKLLKIAGIHVHLTSYIIESGVAENDIPVKQMRLIWPKSSDMYGIATRKVVNFAEEIRKRLGVIIRYLDLGGGFPGVDVLDSYVYAIVESLLEGFGDQDLPVLILEPGRAIVRDAIQLIATVVGVKHFPDGERGVIVDAGINLLPTSFWRWQEIETVDELPGLLKETTVYGPLCLQTDIISKTRLPELKAGDKLLIKNVGAYNISQSSSFIFPRPSVILIEDGEIRVLRRSETVSDIFLFEK, from the coding sequence ATGGACAAGATAGACGGTGTTCCTATTGATAGACTTGTTAAGGATTATGGTTCACCTCTTTTTGTCGTTTCTGCTAAGGCCCTTAGAACCAATACTAAAATATTCCAAAAGGAATTTTCTAAAAAGTATCCAAAAGTAGTAGTCGCCTATTCATACAAAACCAACTATCTCTCTGGGGTGCTTAATATAATCCACAAGGAGGGTGCTTGGGCAGAGGTCGTTTCGGGTTTTGAGTATGGTTTAGCAAGAAATCTTGGTGTATCTGGAGAGTCAGTAATTTTTAATGGTCCATGTAAAAGGAAAGAAGAACTCAGGAAGGCATCTATCGAGGGTGCTTTGATAAATGTAGACCATCTCAATGAACTTAAAATGTTAGAAGAAATCGCTTCCGAGTTCGGAAGAACACTCGATATAGGTATCAGAGTTAACGTGGATGTGGGTATTCATCAGTTGCCGGATAGATTCGGCTTCAATTTTGAATCTGGGGAGGCATTTCGTGTGGTCGAGAGATGCATGGAAAAGAAGCTACTCAAAATAGCGGGAATCCATGTTCATTTGACCAGCTATATAATTGAGTCCGGTGTCGCGGAGAATGACATTCCGGTGAAACAGATGAGGCTAATCTGGCCGAAGAGTTCCGATATGTACGGGATAGCAACAAGGAAGGTCGTCAATTTTGCGGAAGAAATCAGAAAAAGGTTGGGTGTGATAATTAGGTATTTGGATTTGGGGGGTGGCTTTCCTGGTGTCGATGTACTCGATTCTTACGTGTATGCCATAGTCGAGTCGCTCTTAGAGGGATTTGGAGATCAAGATTTGCCGGTTCTCATACTGGAGCCGGGAAGGGCGATTGTCAGGGATGCTATACAACTCATTGCAACTGTAGTTGGTGTTAAGCACTTTCCAGATGGAGAAAGGGGTGTGATAGTCGATGCCGGGATTAACCTACTTCCCACCTCTTTCTGGAGATGGCAGGAGATAGAGACGGTAGACGAATTACCTGGCCTGTTGAAAGAAACCACGGTTTATGGTCCGCTTTGCCTTCAGACAGACATAATAAGTAAAACAAGGCTCCCTGAACTCAAAGCAGGAGATAAACTCCTTATAAAAAATGTTGGGGCTTATAATATTTCTCAATCTAGT
- a CDS encoding class I SAM-dependent methyltransferase family protein, protein MRSEEYFDRKLYIKERETNIARYQDKVRNNERIPSFEELVEPLPLHSPKRWYYGAVSLLLQTISTFSEGIKIGYTHGFDSGMIMNYIYENEPHGKLYIGRLIDKAFLNQITCKAFRAVKQITQNVLIDYLEERKNKPTFIVDLASGKADYIYDVLRDGQYKDVKVLLRDIDRVALEESKGIAEKRGLLKQIRFEQGDALDVECLKSIPLNPNLVIEIGLYGIIHDDDLIRRHLCDLREFLNPEALLFNVQTYNPQIELIARALKNRDGERCVWHLRSAEQIVKWAEQAGFKEPKVTMDPYGVYAVVMMRN, encoded by the coding sequence ATGCGATCTGAGGAGTACTTCGACAGAAAATTGTATATAAAAGAAAGAGAAACAAATATTGCGCGCTATCAAGATAAAGTGAGAAATAATGAAAGAATCCCCTCGTTTGAGGAGTTAGTAGAACCGCTCCCTCTACACTCTCCTAAGAGGTGGTATTACGGGGCGGTATCGCTCCTTCTGCAAACAATCAGTACGTTTTCGGAAGGAATAAAAATCGGCTACACGCACGGTTTTGATTCAGGAATGATTATGAACTACATCTATGAAAATGAGCCTCATGGAAAACTCTACATCGGACGGCTAATAGATAAAGCGTTTTTAAATCAGATTACTTGTAAAGCCTTTAGGGCTGTAAAACAAATCACGCAGAATGTTCTTATTGATTACCTTGAGGAGAGAAAAAACAAGCCGACTTTTATCGTAGACTTAGCTTCAGGCAAAGCTGACTATATCTATGATGTTTTAAGAGACGGGCAATACAAGGATGTTAAAGTCCTTTTACGGGATATAGACAGGGTGGCGCTCGAGGAGAGTAAAGGTATTGCTGAAAAGAGAGGGCTCCTAAAGCAAATCCGCTTCGAGCAGGGTGATGCGCTTGATGTCGAGTGTCTCAAATCGATTCCCCTAAACCCCAACCTTGTAATTGAGATCGGTCTTTATGGAATTATACATGACGACGACCTAATACGCAGGCATCTTTGTGATCTGAGAGAGTTTCTTAATCCGGAAGCACTTCTATTTAATGTCCAGACTTACAACCCTCAGATAGAACTCATTGCAAGGGCACTCAAGAATCGAGATGGAGAGAGGTGCGTTTGGCATCTGCGCTCCGCAGAGCAGATAGTAAAATGGGCAGAGCAGGCTGGATTTAAAGAGCCGAAAGTCACCATGGATCCCTACGGAGTTTATGCAGTGGTTATGATGAGAAATTAA
- a CDS encoding pyridoxal phosphate-dependent aminotransferase yields the protein MKKERFVLGWEDETQALSALKCILSNRIKSVMESPHGMWNYMSYRDAIQILDMNPQEVYREGRVDLDPKEWADLGWMTCYAGPPESAVMVMQKCTTAENMNPYSPDLINPLRDVSARTKFKRERDRTFEVIGTEGAQAGISYTLQTFVNPGDEVIITDPGYFHFESAILMAGGVPIRIPLTEQKGYRLNPDEVEERITPRTKVVLLCNPLNPFGTVQTKDELIALAEIAQNRNIVIIDDITHNTHRIDPNATHYPMASLWKETNVDNVVSTFSVSHGYGMAGVRLGFLAGHPDLMRACLMAKVALTRLNTNLVAQYGALAALQDEEYVRKSEAIIRRNYTHVKETVSQTPGVSIPVEPKYGFSMVIDVSKTGVSAQELTVALFKHRVAVYPGDGLGNIGATEYIRLNLSRPDMWALEHFRESLPKAISEAQTGVYRKGVIRFFEQKGTERARRILKKLKGG from the coding sequence ATGAAAAAGGAGAGATTTGTTCTAGGATGGGAAGATGAAACTCAAGCTTTGTCAGCTTTGAAGTGTATTTTATCAAATAGAATTAAGTCCGTAATGGAGAGCCCTCATGGTATGTGGAACTATATGAGCTATCGTGATGCCATACAGATACTAGATATGAATCCTCAGGAGGTATATAGAGAGGGTAGAGTTGACCTGGACCCTAAAGAATGGGCTGATCTGGGCTGGATGACTTGCTATGCCGGTCCGCCTGAGAGCGCAGTGATGGTTATGCAAAAATGCACAACTGCAGAAAATATGAATCCATACTCCCCGGATCTTATAAATCCCCTTCGGGATGTGTCCGCCCGAACAAAGTTCAAGCGAGAAAGAGATAGGACCTTCGAAGTTATTGGGACTGAAGGAGCGCAGGCCGGGATTTCCTATACTCTTCAAACATTTGTTAATCCCGGAGACGAAGTTATCATAACAGACCCCGGCTATTTTCACTTTGAGTCAGCGATCCTTATGGCAGGTGGAGTCCCCATAAGGATTCCTCTTACGGAACAAAAAGGTTATCGCTTGAACCCTGATGAGGTTGAAGAGAGAATTACGCCCCGCACAAAGGTTGTTTTGTTATGCAACCCGTTGAATCCATTCGGTACGGTGCAGACAAAGGACGAGTTGATTGCTCTGGCGGAGATAGCTCAAAATCGGAATATCGTAATAATAGATGACATCACTCATAACACTCACCGGATTGACCCAAATGCTACTCACTATCCAATGGCTTCTTTGTGGAAAGAGACGAATGTAGATAATGTAGTTTCAACCTTCAGCGTTTCCCATGGCTACGGTATGGCCGGCGTTCGTCTAGGGTTTCTGGCTGGACATCCAGACCTAATGAGAGCATGCCTTATGGCAAAGGTTGCTTTAACCCGACTCAACACGAATTTAGTTGCCCAATACGGAGCTTTGGCCGCTTTGCAGGATGAGGAATATGTAAGAAAATCTGAGGCCATTATTCGCCGAAATTACACTCATGTTAAAGAAACGGTTAGCCAAACACCCGGCGTATCAATACCCGTGGAACCTAAATATGGATTTTCTATGGTCATTGACGTCTCGAAAACCGGCGTGAGCGCTCAGGAGTTGACTGTAGCTTTATTTAAGCACCGGGTGGCTGTATATCCGGGAGATGGATTAGGCAATATAGGCGCAACCGAGTATATTCGGCTTAATCTTTCAAGGCCGGATATGTGGGCTCTTGAGCATTTCAGAGAGTCCCTACCCAAAGCTATTTCTGAAGCGCAGACCGGTGTTTATCGAAAGGGGGTAATACGATTCTTTGAGCAAAAGGGGACCGAGCGGGCAAGAAGGATTTTAAAGAAGCTAAAGGGTGGATGA
- a CDS encoding cysteine synthase family protein has protein sequence MKIKKGILELIGNTPLVKLEKITEGLNAEIYLKLESFNPTGSIKDRVALYFIEDAEKRGDLKPGDVIVEATSGNTGTSLAMVAAVKGYRCMLVLPETVSTEKIKALRAFGAEVILTPAGLLFDDERSYYSVAEKIAKQRSGAYLNQYFNPINPESHFRTTGPEIWRDTNGEVDVVICGIGTGGTISGIGRYLKGKKANVKVIGVEPVGSVYRTYLRSGKVEKATKFKIEGIGKNFIPGVIDFHYIDDVIQVDDEESFKMVETLMKDEGILAGGSGGAAIAGALKYAQYADKKEYIVTILPDTGLKYLSKSSEAHFLQATFLKSADG, from the coding sequence ATGAAAATTAAAAAGGGGATCTTGGAACTTATAGGGAACACGCCCCTCGTTAAACTTGAAAAAATAACAGAAGGTCTAAACGCAGAGATATACCTTAAACTGGAGTCTTTTAACCCTACCGGAAGTATCAAAGATAGGGTCGCCCTTTATTTTATAGAAGATGCAGAGAAGCGAGGTGACCTTAAGCCAGGGGATGTTATTGTAGAAGCTACTTCAGGAAACACGGGCACGTCACTTGCTATGGTGGCTGCAGTTAAAGGTTACAGATGTATGCTTGTACTACCTGAAACGGTAAGCACAGAAAAAATTAAAGCACTTAGAGCTTTCGGAGCGGAAGTGATTCTTACTCCAGCAGGGCTTCTATTCGACGATGAGAGGAGTTACTACAGTGTAGCAGAGAAAATTGCTAAACAAAGAAGTGGAGCTTACCTCAATCAGTATTTTAATCCTATCAATCCTGAATCTCATTTTAGAACTACTGGTCCGGAGATTTGGAGAGACACGAATGGAGAGGTGGATGTAGTTATCTGTGGTATAGGAACAGGGGGCACAATTTCAGGAATTGGGCGATACCTTAAGGGGAAAAAAGCCAATGTAAAGGTTATCGGTGTTGAGCCCGTAGGCTCGGTTTATCGTACCTATTTAAGGAGCGGAAAAGTTGAGAAGGCTACTAAATTCAAAATAGAGGGAATAGGGAAAAATTTTATTCCCGGGGTTATTGATTTTCATTATATCGACGATGTGATTCAGGTAGATGATGAAGAGTCATTTAAAATGGTAGAGACCTTGATGAAGGATGAGGGAATACTTGCTGGCGGTTCAGGCGGCGCAGCAATAGCTGGGGCTCTTAAGTACGCTCAATATGCCGATAAGAAAGAGTATATTGTGACGATTCTTCCGGATACAGGGTTGAAGTATCTTTCTAAGTCTTCTGAGGCTCATTTTCTACAGGCTACTTTTCTTAAGAGCGCAGACGGATAG
- a CDS encoding CoA-disulfide reductase: protein MVIGGVAAGLSAASRVKRQRPEFEVIVFEKSPYVSYGACGLPYYIGGLVNDPMELIAVPLETFRNKRGLDVRVMHEARSIDTERGLVTVKNISDREGFEISYDYLVISTGAYPIKPNLPGTMLEGVFFMRTLEDGIELSRFIKKRSPKKVAVIGGGYIGMEMVEAFREKGFQVTVVEKLPRVLSNFDIEISERVHKKLEEKGVKLILGSGVKALKGKGWVQEVITERETVEVDMVLLGVGVRPQSSLAKEAGIELGETGAIKVNQKMETNIPGIYACGDCAEVYHRILRRNVWIPLGDTANKQGRVAGANIAGENLAFPGIIGTAATKLFELELARTGLGEEEAKEEGFDIITSLIEAHTRAHYYPGRKPIMIKLIAERGTKKLIGAQAIGGEGVAKRIDVFATAIWAGLTLDEIAWLDLTYVPPVAPVWDPILVAAQLGMKGN, encoded by the coding sequence GTGGTTATAGGTGGAGTTGCTGCAGGACTCAGTGCTGCAAGTCGTGTAAAGCGCCAACGTCCCGAGTTCGAGGTTATTGTCTTTGAAAAATCCCCTTATGTTTCCTATGGGGCATGCGGACTCCCATACTATATAGGAGGACTGGTTAATGACCCTATGGAACTTATTGCTGTCCCTCTGGAAACATTTAGAAATAAAAGAGGACTTGACGTAAGAGTCATGCATGAGGCTCGGAGCATAGATACTGAAAGAGGGTTGGTTACTGTGAAGAATATAAGTGATCGAGAAGGGTTTGAGATTTCTTATGACTATCTCGTAATCTCAACGGGGGCTTATCCGATAAAGCCTAATCTTCCTGGAACTATGCTTGAGGGGGTTTTCTTTATGAGAACCCTTGAAGACGGAATAGAGCTCAGTCGCTTTATTAAGAAAAGGTCTCCAAAGAAGGTTGCTGTTATAGGTGGGGGATACATAGGGATGGAGATGGTTGAGGCTTTTCGAGAGAAGGGGTTTCAAGTTACGGTCGTTGAGAAGCTTCCGCGTGTGTTGAGTAACTTTGATATTGAGATTTCAGAAAGAGTTCATAAGAAACTTGAAGAAAAGGGGGTAAAGCTCATTCTGGGTTCTGGGGTAAAGGCTTTAAAGGGAAAGGGTTGGGTGCAAGAAGTTATAACCGAAAGAGAAACGGTTGAGGTTGATATGGTGCTCTTAGGAGTAGGTGTAAGACCACAGTCTTCGCTGGCAAAGGAGGCCGGAATTGAGCTTGGAGAAACGGGTGCTATAAAGGTCAATCAAAAGATGGAGACTAATATTCCGGGGATTTATGCTTGCGGTGACTGTGCGGAAGTTTATCATAGAATCTTAAGAAGAAATGTCTGGATTCCATTGGGAGACACCGCAAACAAGCAGGGAAGAGTTGCGGGAGCAAATATAGCAGGCGAAAATCTTGCCTTTCCCGGTATAATTGGCACAGCCGCTACAAAGTTATTTGAACTTGAGCTTGCACGTACTGGTCTTGGAGAGGAGGAAGCAAAAGAAGAAGGATTTGATATTATAACGAGCTTAATAGAGGCCCACACACGTGCACATTACTATCCGGGGCGAAAGCCGATAATGATAAAGCTCATAGCTGAAAGGGGTACAAAAAAACTTATCGGAGCACAAGCGATAGGAGGAGAAGGAGTGGCAAAGAGAATAGATGTTTTTGCCACAGCTATTTGGGCTGGACTAACCTTGGACGAAATAGCATGGCTTGACTTAACTTATGTACCGCCCGTTGCTCCTGTATGGGACCCTATACTTGTTGCCGCTCAATTGGGAATGAAAGGAAATTAG
- a CDS encoding ferritin-like domain-containing protein, with the protein MGPYTCCRSIGNERKLALNRRKYKTRERKLNMSIRNPEKLKEVLSDPKRLARAFSRHTYGMLAWVDLFGSKLKSIKDIETKTVAARIIADNARHAKLFSDRARELGEKPETYRPPDIGQRIYDILEEYQDPFDDFAYAWGSLIHFSSLLKVYHSVADPKSRAVIEEVQGDVNEHLYFLEKYFKTNADTPEKKRRAEEIKAIADKIYADREDEEIKWYTS; encoded by the coding sequence ATGGGACCCTATACTTGTTGCCGCTCAATTGGGAATGAAAGGAAATTAGCACTTAATAGAAGAAAATATAAAACAAGGGAAAGAAAACTAAACATGAGCATACGTAATCCTGAAAAATTGAAAGAGGTTCTTTCAGACCCTAAGCGCCTTGCAAGGGCTTTTAGTAGACACACTTATGGAATGCTTGCCTGGGTGGATTTATTTGGAAGTAAGCTAAAATCCATTAAAGATATTGAAACAAAAACCGTTGCCGCTCGAATAATCGCCGATAACGCAAGGCATGCAAAACTCTTTTCCGACAGAGCCAGGGAGCTAGGGGAAAAGCCTGAAACATACAGACCCCCCGATATCGGCCAGAGGATTTATGACATTCTTGAAGAATACCAAGACCCTTTTGATGATTTTGCCTATGCTTGGGGTTCTCTTATACATTTTTCATCCTTGCTAAAGGTTTACCATAGCGTCGCTGATCCAAAGAGTCGAGCAGTAATAGAAGAAGTTCAAGGAGACGTTAATGAGCACCTGTATTTTTTGGAGAAATATTTTAAAACAAACGCGGATACACCTGAAAAGAAGAGACGCGCTGAAGAAATAAAAGCGATTGCCGACAAAATCTACGCTGATAGAGAAGATGAGGAGATAAAATGGTACACCTCATAA
- a CDS encoding LLM class flavin-dependent oxidoreductase, which translates to MKRIATVSPVRGCSVEDLRALASENEEAGFEAIFSPELPPYSAIANAQVFAEVTSKIKIGTWITNIYMRRPVMCAAEALTVQEISGGRMVLGVGVSHKPVNERFGIDMGDPIEEMRKYVLAVRSFEDGSSPLLTIKREIAPFPIYISGLTERAAELAGEVADGFMPNLATPDHIRKLTNAVRRGAEKAGRSPQDIEITNGIYSFISDDLESAYRAAASAFVGYARLPFYQRLFRNVGFEDIVDKIRSGVEPSEAFTQEFLDTMALIGPEERCRKKLEKHREAGVELPVIVPYPVGKQSHIEVMKRTTRTFSE; encoded by the coding sequence ATGAAACGAATTGCAACTGTTTCACCTGTTCGGGGATGTAGTGTTGAGGATCTCCGCGCTCTTGCTAGTGAAAACGAGGAAGCAGGATTCGAGGCGATATTTTCTCCTGAGCTTCCGCCATATAGTGCTATCGCCAATGCCCAGGTCTTTGCCGAAGTAACATCCAAAATAAAGATCGGCACTTGGATTACCAATATTTACATGCGCCGTCCCGTGATGTGCGCCGCTGAGGCGCTCACAGTTCAAGAGATTTCTGGTGGAAGGATGGTGCTTGGAGTCGGTGTAAGCCATAAACCCGTAAATGAGCGTTTTGGAATTGATATGGGAGACCCAATTGAGGAGATGCGTAAATATGTATTGGCGGTAAGGTCATTTGAAGATGGCAGTTCACCGCTTTTGACTATTAAGAGAGAGATTGCTCCCTTTCCAATTTACATTTCTGGGCTTACAGAGAGAGCGGCGGAACTAGCAGGAGAAGTGGCGGATGGCTTTATGCCTAATCTTGCAACTCCCGATCATATTAGGAAACTAACCAATGCTGTTAGAAGAGGTGCGGAAAAGGCAGGTCGTTCACCTCAAGATATAGAAATTACAAACGGAATTTATTCCTTCATTTCAGACGACTTAGAAAGCGCTTATAGGGCTGCTGCAAGTGCCTTTGTAGGCTATGCAAGGCTTCCATTCTATCAGCGTCTTTTTAGAAACGTAGGTTTCGAGGACATTGTTGACAAGATAAGGTCAGGTGTGGAGCCTTCTGAGGCGTTTACTCAAGAATTCCTTGATACAATGGCACTGATTGGTCCTGAAGAGAGATGCCGTAAGAAGTTAGAAAAACACAGAGAGGCAGGAGTCGAGCTTCCCGTTATTGTGCCATACCCTGTCGGTAAACAGAGCCATATTGAAGTGATGAAAAGAACAACTCGAACATTTTCAGAATAA